Proteins from one Ignavibacteriota bacterium genomic window:
- a CDS encoding response regulator, translating to MGDMRKVLLVEDSPMDAELILEGFTQLRLANDVVHVRDGVEALEYLRRQGQYTNRESGDPVVVLLDVKMPRMDGIETLAAIRGDAALRYIRVVMLTSSSQEEDILRSYKLGADAFVVKPVRYQKFMEAVQAIGLFWAIVNERPPDILYR from the coding sequence ATGGGTGACATGCGCAAGGTTCTGCTGGTGGAAGACAGCCCCATGGATGCAGAACTGATACTGGAGGGATTCACGCAGTTACGGCTTGCGAATGATGTCGTCCATGTGCGTGACGGTGTCGAAGCACTCGAATACCTGCGCAGGCAGGGACAGTATACAAACCGCGAATCGGGTGATCCAGTGGTCGTGCTGTTGGATGTGAAAATGCCGCGAATGGACGGCATTGAAACTCTTGCCGCCATTCGCGGCGATGCTGCCCTGCGGTATATTCGAGTGGTAATGCTCACATCCTCATCACAAGAGGAGGATATTCTGCGAAGTTATAAACTCGGTGCGGACGCCTTTGTTGTCAAACCTGTGCGATATCAGAAATTTATGGAGGCGGTGCAGGCCATCGGCCTGTTCTGGGCTATAGTGAACGAAAGGCCGCCGGACATCTTGTATCGATAA
- a CDS encoding PAS domain S-box protein: MSQPDAEFPADVGNMALRVLYLEDSEGDYELVSAKLRKEWFNAEVKWVNSERRFIAALSERVFDVILSDYDLPGYNAQQALRIAQERAPTTPFLCVSGAIGEETAVDLLKRGAKDYVSKFRLDRLSLAILRVLEEKSSLEARHAAEKALRESEYLYRSLFENMLNAFALCRMIETDGSAPDFIYITVNAAFERQTGLTDVVGRRLSEILPKAVELDLDLLRIYENVANTGAPQSLEYYIQSMGLWVNLSVYSPMPAHFAVVFDVINERKRAEKALVESETRFRALTEYSASWEAWFDAQGALVWMNNNAVTFTGYTPAEYIDSGDVFGMIVIEEDREKLQLAMQDALRGSSGDCLEIRAKCKDGGTIWVTVSWRPLYDGQGHFIGFRTSAHDVSDRIKANLKLQERMQEMQRFFNLTVDRELAMVAMKKEVNALLQALGKEAKYSIDE; the protein is encoded by the coding sequence ATGTCTCAACCAGATGCGGAATTTCCAGCAGACGTGGGGAACATGGCATTGCGTGTCCTGTACCTCGAGGACTCGGAAGGCGACTATGAGCTTGTGTCCGCAAAATTGCGCAAGGAGTGGTTCAATGCGGAGGTCAAGTGGGTGAACTCCGAGCGACGATTCATTGCTGCACTCTCGGAACGTGTGTTTGATGTTATTCTCTCCGACTATGACCTGCCCGGATATAATGCACAGCAGGCGCTGCGTATCGCCCAGGAACGTGCCCCGACAACTCCGTTTCTGTGTGTTTCAGGAGCAATTGGTGAGGAGACCGCAGTTGATCTTTTAAAACGCGGCGCGAAGGATTACGTGTCGAAATTTCGTCTCGACCGGCTCTCCCTGGCCATACTTCGAGTGCTCGAAGAAAAGAGTAGTCTCGAAGCGCGGCATGCGGCGGAAAAGGCGCTGCGTGAAAGTGAATATCTGTACAGATCCTTGTTCGAGAACATGCTTAATGCCTTTGCTCTCTGTCGGATGATTGAAACGGACGGGTCAGCTCCCGATTTTATATACATCACTGTCAACGCGGCTTTTGAAAGACAGACCGGACTGACCGATGTAGTCGGGCGTCGGCTCAGCGAAATTCTGCCGAAAGCCGTGGAGCTTGATCTCGACCTGCTACGAATCTACGAGAATGTCGCCAACACAGGAGCACCACAGAGTTTGGAGTATTACATACAATCAATGGGGCTGTGGGTCAACCTCTCTGTATACAGCCCGATGCCGGCTCATTTTGCGGTGGTGTTCGACGTGATAAACGAGCGAAAACGTGCGGAGAAAGCGCTCGTGGAAAGCGAAACCAGATTCCGTGCACTCACGGAATACTCCGCGAGTTGGGAGGCGTGGTTTGATGCACAAGGCGCACTCGTGTGGATGAACAACAATGCAGTCACGTTTACAGGGTACACACCCGCGGAATATATCGACTCGGGCGACGTGTTCGGCATGATCGTGATCGAAGAGGATCGCGAGAAACTCCAACTTGCCATGCAGGACGCATTGCGTGGTTCTAGCGGCGACTGCCTTGAAATTCGTGCCAAATGTAAGGATGGTGGCACGATATGGGTGACGGTCTCCTGGCGTCCGCTATATGACGGGCAAGGCCACTTCATTGGATTCAGGACGAGCGCGCACGACGTGTCGGACAGGATTAAGGCCAACCTCAAATTGCAGGAACGGATGCAGGAAATGCAGCGATTTTTTAATCTCACAGTCGACCGTGAACTCGCAATGGTCGCGATGAAAAAGGAGGTCAATGCTTTGCTGCAGGCACTCGGAAAGGAAGCAAAATATTCGATTGATGAATGA
- a CDS encoding response regulator gives MHLRNFSIRNWLVLSLTAFILFDVTIGGVAIWQADRIHEQTRLLYNHPLTVRTAIGVLRADLLTIELMHRNLRSVMSQQELLDAEAQLHVLQAHCREQVRIFRSQYLGPASDVDTLSVRMLEYEVVQSAIMNWHKTGDNNVLGHSEVMSKEAEKSWGHVMRALDVIDRFARGRARELYQQSEVINADLQKQMATLLTFVVFLSVVIGAGLIFTIKRPLGLLLSTTHSFREGELGARCNYPYSNEFGVLATEFNALARELESSINIRSGEAAVARVVPNAQEPAVFFQQLLGVLMSETRSQMGALYLRSNDGRTFTHHASIGLHEQARASFDASTFEGEFGRALQTRSLQHITIRDLDDTRLYLETVGGSIRAREILTLPVVISDTVIAVVSLATTNTYDTYAISLTESVADLVAARVDSALGEMRRMGLLEKLHGLNRELEVQSAELRVQADELSHQNIVLEEQKQRLDEANRLKTTFISTMSHELRTPLNSVIGLSGVLTRKLEGRIPDEEYSYLHVIMRNGKRLLALINNILDIARVESGYEHMEYDEVDLCSVIREVVELHSEDAREKNITMNYEGLDSRILLWNDPEKLKHVLHNLLANAVKFTEQGSITVTLSHTNDTAAIAVCDTGIGIAAGDVPFIFDEFRQADASASRRYGGSGLGLSIAKRFVSLLGGELTVTSEPGVGSTFTLTLPIPGGRPAIRKAPTSADGSNVNAPIDARSDRAEGYTLLLVDDTEAAIVQLQETLAGAGYNLLIARNGEEALAILRQTRPDGVILDLMMPKIDGFQVLGAIRENEATRTLPVIILTAKEISPDELQYLRRNHVIQLIQKGDINREELLSAVAAITRSGHTAPNPAAQRPVMTGTEDAASAQALVLIVEDQPDNLLTLQALLADTYRVLSATDGPTGLALAGERRPDIILLDIALPGMTGIEVLRHLREHAELRSIPVIAVTASATVEEKAWILSHGFDGYIAKPVDATLLLAAIHEALNA, from the coding sequence ATGCACCTACGTAATTTTTCCATTCGCAACTGGCTTGTGCTGAGTCTCACCGCATTCATCCTATTTGATGTAACGATCGGCGGGGTTGCGATATGGCAGGCCGATAGGATTCACGAGCAGACACGTTTACTCTACAACCATCCGCTGACAGTACGTACCGCCATCGGCGTTCTGCGGGCGGATCTCCTCACCATAGAGCTGATGCACAGAAATCTCCGCTCGGTGATGTCACAGCAGGAATTGCTCGACGCGGAAGCGCAACTCCATGTCCTCCAGGCGCACTGCAGGGAGCAGGTACGAATATTCCGGTCGCAGTATCTCGGTCCGGCCTCCGATGTGGACACACTCTCTGTGAGGATGCTCGAATACGAGGTGGTTCAATCAGCGATAATGAACTGGCACAAGACGGGGGATAATAACGTACTCGGCCACAGTGAAGTAATGTCCAAGGAGGCGGAAAAAAGCTGGGGACATGTCATGAGGGCGTTGGATGTTATTGACCGCTTCGCTCGTGGCAGGGCCAGGGAATTGTACCAACAGTCAGAGGTGATCAATGCCGATCTTCAGAAACAAATGGCGACGTTGCTCACGTTCGTGGTATTTCTTTCTGTTGTAATTGGGGCGGGATTGATATTTACCATCAAACGGCCGTTGGGACTCCTGTTGAGCACCACGCATTCATTCAGAGAAGGGGAACTTGGCGCACGATGCAATTATCCATATTCCAACGAATTCGGCGTGCTCGCCACGGAATTCAACGCGCTTGCGCGCGAATTGGAGTCGTCGATCAACATTCGAAGCGGCGAAGCGGCGGTTGCCCGTGTGGTGCCGAATGCACAGGAACCGGCCGTGTTTTTTCAACAGCTTCTCGGCGTACTGATGAGCGAGACACGTTCGCAGATGGGTGCGCTGTATCTGCGTTCGAATGACGGTCGCACATTCACCCACCATGCTTCCATCGGGCTTCACGAGCAGGCACGAGCCAGTTTCGACGCCTCCACATTTGAGGGTGAATTCGGTCGTGCGCTCCAAACGCGGTCTCTTCAGCACATCACCATTCGTGATCTGGATGACACGAGATTGTATCTCGAGACGGTGGGTGGGTCGATCCGCGCCAGGGAAATCCTCACGCTCCCTGTGGTTATCTCCGACACCGTGATCGCGGTGGTGTCGCTTGCGACAACAAATACGTATGACACCTATGCCATCTCCCTCACGGAGAGTGTCGCAGACCTCGTCGCGGCACGTGTTGACAGTGCTCTGGGTGAAATGCGACGGATGGGGCTGCTTGAGAAACTGCATGGACTCAACCGCGAACTTGAGGTACAGAGTGCGGAATTACGCGTGCAGGCCGATGAATTGTCTCATCAGAATATTGTGCTCGAGGAACAAAAGCAGCGGCTCGATGAAGCGAATCGACTCAAGACGACATTTATTTCGACCATGAGTCATGAATTGCGGACCCCGCTCAACTCCGTTATTGGTTTGTCGGGAGTATTGACCCGGAAATTGGAAGGTCGAATCCCCGACGAAGAATACTCGTACCTGCATGTAATTATGCGGAACGGCAAACGGCTGCTTGCACTCATCAACAATATTCTCGATATCGCACGTGTCGAATCCGGTTATGAACACATGGAATACGACGAAGTGGATCTTTGCTCCGTTATCCGCGAGGTCGTGGAGCTTCATTCCGAGGATGCGAGAGAAAAAAACATAACTATGAATTATGAAGGACTCGATTCCCGCATACTCCTGTGGAATGATCCGGAAAAATTGAAGCATGTGCTTCACAATCTTCTCGCGAATGCCGTAAAGTTCACAGAACAGGGCTCCATCACTGTAACGCTGTCCCACACAAACGATACTGCAGCCATTGCGGTGTGTGATACCGGTATCGGAATTGCCGCCGGTGACGTGCCTTTCATTTTTGATGAGTTCAGGCAGGCCGATGCAAGTGCGTCCCGTCGATACGGTGGGTCAGGTCTCGGCCTGAGCATCGCGAAGCGATTTGTCTCGCTTTTGGGTGGAGAGCTGACCGTCACAAGCGAACCCGGCGTCGGCAGCACCTTCACACTCACGTTGCCGATACCCGGCGGCCGGCCTGCAATCCGGAAAGCGCCGACGTCTGCTGATGGTTCGAATGTGAACGCTCCCATCGATGCGCGCTCCGACAGGGCGGAGGGATACACGCTGCTCCTTGTCGACGATACGGAGGCGGCGATAGTACAATTGCAGGAAACTCTGGCAGGAGCCGGGTACAATCTCCTCATCGCCCGGAATGGCGAGGAGGCGCTCGCAATACTCAGACAGACCCGACCCGATGGAGTGATCCTCGATCTCATGATGCCGAAGATAGACGGCTTCCAGGTCCTCGGTGCCATCCGTGAAAATGAAGCCACGCGGACCTTGCCCGTGATAATCCTCACGGCGAAGGAGATATCGCCGGATGAATTGCAGTACCTGAGACGCAACCACGTGATACAGTTGATTCAGAAGGGTGATATCAACCGGGAGGAGTTGTTGAGCGCGGTGGCAGCCATCACACGTTCCGGCCATACAGCACCGAATCCAGCGGCACAGCGCCCTGTGATGACAGGCACGGAAGATGCCGCTTCCGCTCAGGCACTGGTACTCATTGTCGAGGATCAGCCCGACAATCTCCTGACCTTACAGGCATTGCTTGCGGATACATATCGGGTGCTCTCTGCAACAGACGGTCCGACAGGCCTCGCGCTTGCCGGCGAGCGACGACCGGATATCATATTACTGGATATTGCCTTGCCGGGCATGACCGGCATTGAGGTGTTGCGGCATCTGCGCGAGCATGCGGAGCTGCGATCGATTCCTGTGATTGCAGTGACCGCCAGTGCAACAGTGGAGGAGAAGGCGTGGATTCTTTCGCACGGATTTGATGGATACATTGCAAAGCCGGTGGATGCGACACTTCTGTTAGCAGCAATACACGAGGCGCTGAATGCATGA
- a CDS encoding heavy metal translocating P-type ATPase, with translation MSVRHCTVRITGITCIGCVWPIEMSLSALPGVRSASVDYAEEVLTVVYDGALLRPHDILSRLRSIGHEAVTTTLEFGIEAGAAAAPQTDLQALLAQTDGVLTASVDAGCERVRVSCIPAMISVSDLTSLIRNAGYNIPIPPAEAAPADETIPVTRDTRAREKARIFIGIALTLPLVAVSMARDMLNVSFHGDILLLFVLATLVQVLIGGRFYAGALRGLRAGHPDMDVLVVLGSSIAYLSSLGVSLGLLPGSDVYYETGAVIVTLIRVGKYLEMGARARAGGAFERLLATRPETCTVLRDGAEYVVAYSDVRVGDLLRILPGERIPVDGIITRGSSRLDESMITGEMMPVSKGPGDTVTGATLNHDGQLYIEATRVGADTRLAQIARLVRDARTGRAPLRKLTDEVGRYLVPVIIGFAACTCVGWMVVAEAGWSVAMMNTVAVLVIACPCAIGLAAPTAVMAGMAGAAEAGVLFRSGDMLERAGQAHIVVFDKTGTLTTGTPRVTDILPCDGYTPEEVLRLAASVERGTDHPISRALAKEAEARAVFIVDAEDVRTFGGSGVRGTIASLTVAVGNESMARNDGVDTDALKQLLEPLQTDGKTTIIVTARERGSDTSAVPVGIIAVADTVRPDAAAAVADLKTLGIDMVLLTGDSRRAADALAGQLGIPRVLAERTPEQKARAIQELQEACTLGNYAHPTVMMVGDGINDAPALAQADVGISFGSGTDIAQAAAGVTILSNEVGAVTQAILRSRATSQTIIQNLVWALLYNVALIPIAAYGLLVPMAAAGAMVCSSLFMVTNSLYLRRTTLRSDSRVPTAGRMVLRQIPRLAGPALALGLLIVVPMVSMSEPMEIRGAIAGAMTSPAMMVMAIANGLIAVSYSSIPFFLIIFVRKRTDMPFTWVLFLFGLFILACGITHMVHVVGVWRPVDAWQALVDSLCAAVSFATAIALWPTLPKLLAIPSPTQLRTVNAALEREKDKLLETQQALQRAYNEADSLVATRTHELREANARLRAEIDERIRAEENLRTSEAYFRSIFENSLVGFSITNPDGTLRTNATFRAMLGYSEAELASRNWMDITHPDDVESSLLFVAQVMRGDVSAARFEKRYITKSGQVIWVDLATVLRRDAAGEPLYFITAMQDITARKQLEMKLRDANIHLEERVAERTAQVEAVNKELEAFCYSVSHDLRAPLRHLDGYVELLLENTAGQLDETGSRYAGCISTAARQMGGLIDDLLKFSRTAKSELTKRPVVMNTLVQDIVSVLDQIHTQRVIHWTIGELPDAPGERNLLRQVWTNLLDNAVKYTRQKEQARISIKGRDAGTYAEYTVSDNGAGFDMQYAGKLFGVFQRLHTSTEFEGNGIGLATVQRIILRHGGRVWAEAELNRGATFHFTLPYEPEENNG, from the coding sequence TTGTCTGTACGACATTGCACCGTCCGAATTACTGGTATTACTTGCATCGGCTGTGTATGGCCGATAGAGATGTCACTTTCGGCACTGCCGGGAGTACGAAGCGCGTCCGTTGATTATGCGGAAGAAGTTCTGACTGTCGTCTACGATGGCGCTCTTCTGCGTCCGCACGATATTCTGTCGCGACTGCGCTCCATCGGACACGAGGCGGTAACAACAACGCTCGAATTCGGCATAGAAGCCGGTGCCGCAGCGGCACCACAGACGGATCTGCAAGCCCTTCTCGCGCAGACCGACGGTGTGCTCACCGCATCCGTCGACGCGGGGTGTGAACGTGTACGGGTGTCTTGTATCCCCGCGATGATATCCGTCTCTGACCTGACATCGCTGATACGGAACGCGGGATACAACATTCCCATCCCTCCCGCCGAGGCTGCGCCGGCCGACGAGACTATCCCGGTAACACGCGACACCCGAGCACGGGAGAAGGCACGGATATTCATTGGAATCGCACTCACGCTGCCACTTGTCGCCGTGAGTATGGCGCGTGACATGCTGAATGTGTCTTTTCACGGAGACATCCTTCTCCTCTTTGTGCTCGCGACGCTGGTGCAGGTCCTGATCGGAGGGCGTTTCTATGCGGGCGCCCTGCGCGGCCTGCGCGCGGGCCATCCCGACATGGATGTGCTCGTGGTTCTCGGATCGAGCATCGCATATCTTTCGAGTCTGGGTGTATCACTCGGCCTTCTGCCGGGCTCCGATGTGTATTATGAGACGGGCGCCGTGATTGTCACGTTGATCCGTGTCGGGAAATATCTGGAGATGGGTGCGCGCGCGCGCGCGGGTGGCGCCTTCGAACGTCTTCTGGCCACAAGACCCGAGACGTGTACGGTTCTGCGCGATGGAGCGGAGTACGTAGTGGCCTATTCTGACGTCCGAGTCGGCGATCTGCTTCGTATTCTTCCAGGCGAACGTATACCTGTCGATGGCATCATTACGCGTGGGTCTTCGCGTCTCGATGAATCCATGATCACCGGTGAGATGATGCCGGTGAGCAAGGGCCCGGGCGACACGGTCACCGGCGCAACGCTGAACCACGACGGCCAGCTCTATATCGAGGCCACGAGGGTCGGTGCCGATACGCGGCTCGCGCAGATCGCGCGCCTCGTGCGTGATGCGCGCACGGGTCGTGCGCCTCTGAGGAAACTCACGGACGAGGTGGGCCGGTATCTCGTACCCGTGATCATCGGATTCGCGGCATGCACCTGTGTCGGTTGGATGGTTGTGGCCGAGGCGGGATGGTCCGTGGCCATGATGAATACTGTTGCGGTGCTTGTCATCGCCTGCCCCTGCGCCATCGGCCTGGCCGCTCCCACAGCGGTGATGGCGGGCATGGCGGGCGCTGCGGAAGCGGGCGTGCTGTTCCGGAGCGGAGACATGCTCGAGCGAGCGGGACAGGCACACATCGTGGTGTTCGACAAAACCGGCACACTTACCACCGGCACACCCCGTGTCACCGACATTCTCCCATGTGACGGATATACTCCCGAAGAAGTGCTCCGCCTTGCGGCAAGTGTGGAGCGAGGGACCGATCACCCGATTTCCCGGGCACTGGCAAAAGAGGCGGAAGCACGTGCCGTGTTTATTGTTGACGCGGAGGACGTGCGAACCTTTGGCGGATCGGGTGTGCGCGGAACGATTGCATCATTGACCGTGGCCGTCGGGAATGAGTCCATGGCACGCAATGATGGAGTCGATACGGATGCGCTGAAGCAGCTCCTCGAACCGCTGCAAACGGATGGCAAGACAACGATAATCGTCACCGCGCGTGAGAGGGGAAGTGACACATCCGCGGTTCCCGTCGGCATCATCGCTGTTGCCGATACAGTGCGTCCCGACGCGGCCGCCGCCGTTGCCGATCTGAAAACGCTGGGCATCGACATGGTGCTGCTCACCGGCGACAGCCGGCGTGCCGCCGATGCGCTTGCCGGGCAGCTCGGCATTCCACGTGTGCTTGCGGAACGGACGCCCGAGCAAAAGGCCCGTGCCATTCAGGAACTGCAGGAGGCGTGTACGCTGGGGAATTACGCGCATCCGACGGTGATGATGGTGGGTGATGGAATAAACGACGCTCCGGCGCTTGCTCAAGCGGATGTGGGTATCAGTTTCGGAAGCGGCACCGATATTGCGCAGGCAGCCGCGGGGGTAACGATACTGTCGAACGAGGTGGGCGCGGTGACACAGGCCATACTGCGCTCGCGAGCGACATCGCAGACGATCATCCAGAACCTTGTCTGGGCGCTGCTGTACAACGTCGCCCTCATTCCGATCGCGGCGTACGGCCTGCTCGTGCCGATGGCGGCCGCGGGTGCCATGGTATGCAGCTCGCTTTTTATGGTCACCAACAGTCTCTATTTGCGCAGAACGACGCTGCGCTCCGACAGCCGTGTGCCGACGGCCGGACGCATGGTGCTGCGCCAGATCCCGCGACTCGCCGGTCCGGCGCTTGCACTCGGCCTGCTCATCGTGGTGCCGATGGTGAGCATGTCCGAGCCGATGGAGATACGCGGCGCGATTGCCGGCGCCATGACTTCGCCGGCCATGATGGTGATGGCCATTGCCAACGGCCTCATCGCCGTTTCGTACTCATCGATACCGTTTTTTCTGATCATTTTCGTGCGCAAACGCACCGACATGCCCTTTACATGGGTGCTCTTCCTCTTCGGACTGTTTATCCTGGCCTGCGGCATCACCCACATGGTGCATGTGGTGGGAGTATGGAGGCCGGTGGATGCCTGGCAGGCGCTTGTGGATTCGCTCTGCGCCGCCGTATCCTTTGCAACGGCCATCGCGCTGTGGCCCACGCTGCCAAAACTTCTCGCCATACCGAGTCCGACGCAGTTGCGCACTGTAAACGCGGCCCTGGAGCGCGAGAAGGACAAACTGCTCGAAACACAGCAGGCCCTGCAGCGTGCATACAACGAGGCGGATTCGCTCGTCGCAACACGAACACACGAACTGCGGGAGGCAAACGCGCGGCTGCGGGCAGAGATCGACGAACGTATTCGCGCAGAAGAGAATTTGCGCACGAGTGAAGCGTACTTCCGCAGCATCTTCGAAAACTCGCTTGTAGGATTTTCCATCACGAATCCCGATGGCACCCTTCGTACCAACGCAACCTTTCGGGCTATGCTCGGCTACTCAGAAGCTGAACTTGCGTCGCGAAATTGGATGGACATTACACATCCCGACGATGTAGAATCCTCGTTGCTGTTTGTAGCACAGGTCATGCGCGGCGATGTTTCCGCAGCGCGATTCGAAAAGCGATACATCACCAAATCAGGTCAGGTTATCTGGGTGGACCTCGCCACTGTGCTGCGTCGTGATGCCGCCGGCGAGCCGCTCTACTTCATCACCGCGATGCAGGATATTACTGCACGGAAACAGCTCGAGATGAAATTACGGGACGCCAACATCCATCTCGAGGAACGTGTGGCGGAAAGAACCGCGCAGGTGGAGGCCGTGAACAAGGAGTTGGAGGCCTTCTGCTACTCGGTGTCGCACGATTTGCGCGCACCGCTGCGGCATCTCGACGGGTATGTGGAATTGCTGCTCGAGAACACCGCGGGCCAACTCGACGAGACCGGCTCGCGGTACGCGGGCTGCATCTCGACCGCGGCGCGGCAGATGGGCGGTCTCATCGATGATCTGCTGAAATTCTCACGCACCGCCAAATCGGAATTGACAAAACGTCCCGTGGTAATGAATACACTTGTGCAGGATATCGTCTCGGTCCTGGATCAGATCCACACACAGCGTGTGATTCACTGGACGATCGGCGAACTGCCCGACGCGCCGGGGGAACGTAATCTGCTCCGGCAAGTCTGGACCAACCTGCTCGACAACGCGGTGAAATATACGCGGCAGAAGGAGCAGGCGCGCATCAGCATCAAGGGGCGCGATGCGGGAACATATGCTGAATACACTGTAAGCGACAACGGTGCGGGTTTCGACATGCAATATGCCGGAAAGCTGTTCGGCGTATTCCAACGTCTGCACACGAGCACGGAGTTCGAGGGGAATGGCATCGGACTTGCAACCGTGCAGCGCATCATTCTTCGCCACGGCGGCCGCGTGTGGGCGGAAGCGGAACTCAACCGCGGCGCAACGTTTCACTTCACCTTACCCTACGAACCGGAGGAGAACAATGGGTGA